The Micromonospora sp. Llam0 genome includes a window with the following:
- a CDS encoding polyribonucleotide nucleotidyltransferase gives MTEQHTLGTQRSTAVIDNGAFGTREITFSAGRLARQAAGSVIAQLGDTVVLSATTASKQPREHLDFFPLTVDVEERMYAAGRIPGSFFRREGRPSEEAILTCRLTDRPLRPTFAKGLRNEVQVVATIMALDPAHPYDVIAINAASMSTKLSGLPFSGPIGATRIAHVDGAWVAFPTLEELARATFDMVVAGRALPDGDVAIMMVEAEATPHALGLIAGGATAPTEDVVASGLEAAKPAIRELCRAQSELAEVAAKPIAEFPVFLDYGDDVYDAVVAAGRDEVAEALKIAVKAEREDALDRIKVKVAGELVERFEGREKEIGAAFRSLTKSEVRARVLREQVRIDGRGPRDIRPLTAEVGVLPRVHGSALFERGETQILGVSTLNMLRLEQMLDTLSPEKSKRYMHNYNFPPYSTGETGRVGSPKRREIGHGALAERALLPVLPTREEFPYAIRQVSEALGSNGSTSMGSVCASTLALLSAGVPLKAPVAGIAMGLISDEVDGQTRYVTLTDILGAEDAFGDMDFKVAGTPEFVTALQLDTKLDGIPSDVLVGALQQAREARMTILEVMRQAIEGPAAMSEHAPRVTTVKIPVDKIGMVIGPKGQTINAIQDETGADISIEDDGTIYVGATNGPAAEAAVERINAIANPTLPKLGDKFLGTVVKTAAFGAFISLLPGRDGLLHISKVGDGKRVERVEDHLNVGDKVEVQIADIDARGKIYLDKVRPEGAEAPAASDGGERPGGRDRGDRGPRDRGDRDRADRGPSRGDGGEGGERRRRNRHS, from the coding sequence ATGACCGAGCAGCACACTCTCGGCACCCAACGCAGTACCGCCGTGATCGACAACGGGGCCTTCGGCACCCGCGAGATCACCTTCTCCGCCGGTCGGCTGGCCCGCCAGGCCGCCGGCTCGGTGATCGCCCAGCTGGGCGACACCGTGGTGCTCTCCGCGACCACCGCCAGCAAGCAGCCGCGTGAGCACCTCGACTTCTTCCCGCTCACCGTCGACGTCGAGGAGCGGATGTACGCCGCCGGGCGGATTCCCGGATCGTTCTTCCGCCGCGAGGGCCGGCCCAGCGAGGAGGCGATCCTCACCTGCCGGCTGACCGACCGGCCGCTGCGCCCGACGTTCGCCAAGGGCCTGCGTAACGAGGTCCAGGTGGTCGCCACCATCATGGCGCTGGACCCGGCCCACCCGTACGACGTGATCGCGATCAACGCGGCGTCGATGTCCACCAAGCTGTCCGGCCTGCCGTTCTCCGGGCCGATCGGGGCGACCCGGATCGCCCACGTCGACGGCGCGTGGGTGGCCTTCCCGACCTTGGAGGAGCTGGCCCGCGCCACCTTCGACATGGTGGTCGCTGGCCGGGCGCTGCCCGACGGCGACGTCGCGATCATGATGGTCGAGGCCGAAGCCACCCCGCACGCGCTCGGGCTGATAGCCGGCGGTGCCACCGCCCCCACCGAGGACGTGGTGGCCAGTGGGCTGGAAGCGGCCAAGCCGGCCATCCGCGAGCTGTGCCGGGCGCAGAGCGAGCTGGCCGAGGTGGCGGCGAAGCCGATCGCCGAGTTCCCGGTCTTCCTCGACTACGGTGACGACGTCTACGACGCGGTCGTGGCCGCCGGCCGTGACGAGGTCGCCGAGGCGTTGAAGATCGCCGTCAAGGCGGAGCGTGAGGACGCGCTGGACCGGATCAAGGTCAAGGTGGCCGGCGAGCTCGTCGAGCGTTTCGAGGGCCGGGAGAAGGAGATCGGTGCGGCCTTCCGGTCGTTGACCAAGTCCGAGGTGCGGGCCCGGGTGCTGCGCGAGCAGGTACGCATCGACGGTCGTGGACCCCGCGACATCCGCCCGCTCACCGCCGAGGTCGGGGTGCTGCCCCGGGTGCACGGTTCGGCGCTGTTCGAGCGCGGTGAGACGCAGATCCTCGGGGTCAGCACGCTGAACATGCTCCGGCTGGAGCAGATGCTGGACACCCTCTCGCCGGAGAAATCCAAGCGCTACATGCACAACTACAACTTCCCGCCGTACTCCACCGGTGAGACCGGCCGGGTCGGTTCGCCGAAGCGGCGCGAGATCGGCCACGGCGCGCTCGCCGAGCGGGCCCTGCTGCCGGTGCTGCCGACGCGCGAGGAGTTCCCGTACGCGATCCGTCAGGTCTCCGAGGCGCTCGGCTCCAACGGCTCGACGAGCATGGGCTCGGTCTGCGCCTCGACCCTGGCGCTGCTGTCGGCCGGGGTGCCGCTGAAGGCACCGGTGGCCGGGATCGCGATGGGCCTGATCTCCGACGAGGTCGACGGGCAGACCCGCTACGTGACGCTGACCGACATCCTCGGTGCCGAGGATGCGTTCGGCGACATGGACTTCAAGGTGGCCGGTACGCCGGAGTTCGTCACGGCGCTGCAGCTGGACACCAAGCTCGACGGCATTCCGTCCGACGTGCTGGTCGGTGCCCTGCAGCAGGCCCGCGAGGCCCGGATGACGATCCTGGAGGTCATGCGCCAGGCGATCGAGGGCCCGGCCGCGATGAGCGAGCACGCCCCCCGGGTGACCACGGTGAAGATCCCGGTCGACAAGATCGGCATGGTGATCGGCCCGAAGGGCCAGACCATCAACGCGATCCAGGACGAGACCGGCGCGGACATCTCGATCGAGGACGACGGCACCATCTACGTCGGCGCCACCAACGGGCCGGCCGCCGAGGCCGCCGTCGAGCGGATCAACGCGATCGCCAACCCGACCCTGCCGAAGCTCGGCGACAAGTTCCTCGGCACGGTCGTCAAGACCGCCGCGTTCGGCGCGTTCATCTCGCTGCTGCCCGGCCGCGACGGCCTGCTGCACATCTCCAAGGTGGGCGACGGCAAGCGGGTCGAGCGGGTCGAGGACCACCTCAACGTCGGCGACAAGGTCGAGGTGCAGATCGCCGACATCGACGCCCGCGGCAAGATCTACCTGGACAAGGTCCGTCCGGAGGGTGCCGAGGCGCCGGCCGCGTCCGACGGCGGCGAGCGTCCCGGTGGCCGCGACCGTGGCGACCGTGGGCCGCGTGACCGTGGTGACCGCGACCGCGCCGACCGGGGCCCCAGCCGGGGCGACGGCGGCGAGGGCGGCGAGCGCCGCCGACGTAACCGGCACAGCTGA